The genomic DNA CTCTCACGCTCGATGCCGAGAAGCTCGTGATCACCACGATCCATCTCGACCTCTCCGGAAAGATTCCCGGCATCGACGCCGCGAAGTTCGAGGAGATCGCTGGCCAGGCGAAGGCGAACTGCCCGGTCTCGAAGGTGCTGAACGCCGAGATCACCCTCGGCGTGACGCTCGAGACGTAATCATCCCGGGCTGGCGGCGAGGCGAGCGTTCAGCTGGCGAGGGCCTGCTGCGCGGCGGCCCGGTCGGGATAGATCGGCGCGAGGACATGGAGGCCGGAGATTTCGAAGATCTCCCGGATCGTGCCTGACATGCCGCAAAATGCGATTCGGAGGCCGGTGGCTTTGCGGGTGACGCCGAGGATGGCCCGCAGGCCCGCCGAGCTCATGTATTCGACGCCGGAGAAATCGAGGGTGAGGGATTTCGTGGCGGCGGGGATGCCGGCGAGCATTTCCTTCTCGAAGGTTGCGGAAGAATTGGCGTCCAGTCGGCCAGCGAGGCTCGCGACGAGGTCGCTGTCTCCGGAAAATCGAATGATCATTGGCGGGAAGGAGCGATGCCCCGGGTGCCCACGATCGTGGTTCGCACCGTGGCGTCGAGGGTTTCCAGGAGGGGCGACGCGGCAAGAGTGGACGAGTTGCGTTCCCCGTTGAGATTCATGAGGATGAGGCGGCCACGGCCGCGGCCGTAAAGGTTCACGAAATCGTAAATACAGCCGGCGACGACCAGGTTGCCGGCGGCGATCTCGGGGGCATAGCGGGCGGCGGCCATCTCGGCCTGGAAGTCGACATTGGCTTCCGCCGAGGCGAGCCAGTCGGCCTCGGTGTCCCCGGAGGTGCCGACCCCCTTCAGCGGAAGGTGCAGGCCGTTAAGTTCGCGAACGATTTCCCAGGATTCGTTACGATAATCGGTCCTCGCGGCCGCGATGGCGCCGCAGCGGGTATGGCCGACGATGAGAAGCAGCGGTGTCTTGAGATGGCGCACTCCGTAGTCGACCGAGCCCGCACCGGACTGGAGCTGGTTGCCGATGTTCTGCACGACGAATGTCCGGTCGATCGGGTCGAAGTTGAACACGAGCTGGTGCATCCGCGAGTCGCAGCAGGTGAGCATCGTCACCGAAGGGTGCTGCGACTTTTCGTAGGTCTCGAAATGCTCGGGATTGCGGGCTGAAACGAAGAGGTCGTTTCCCAGAAAAACCTCGTGCAGCGCAGAGAGGGGAGTAGGAGCGGCGGTCATGCGGATTGCGGAAGGCGCGCACTATGTCGATGGGATGGGGCGATGTAAAGTGCCGCACAGGTGGTGAAGCGTCCACATGGTCCTCTCGTGATAACCGATCAGGGCGACCGCCACGGCGCGCTCGTCGTAATCGAGGGGGGTGTCTTCGCCGAGATATTTCTTCCGGAGATCCTGGATGGCGGTGCCGGGGGCCGCGGTCAGCCGTCCGAGCATTTCGAGGTCATCCTTTTCCCCATTGGATGCGCTGATCGCGAGCTGGAGCGCCAGGTCGAGGGACTCGACGAGATTGTGGACAAGCGGGGATACCGACGAGCTGGGTTGGAGGCGGGCCAGCTCCCGGGAAACGCCGTTCACGGCCTCCTCGATGGCGAGGATGAGGTCCAGCCGGCGCTGGGCCTGGAGCAGGGCCACCGAGATCTGGTGGCTGCGCACCCGCCGATCGGCGAGGGCTGCCAGGAAGACCTGGACTTCGTGGATGACGGAGAGGGAGGCGGTATGGAGCGTGCCGACCGGAGGCGGGAGCGGGGCGGAGGCCTCGGCGCGGAAGCCGGCCAGGTAGAGCGGCATTCTCGCGAGAAGATCACGCAATTCCTGCTCCGCGAGCGACAGACCGGTGGGAACGTCCTGGACAGCCCCGTCATAGATGTAACGGGGTCGGGACAGGTCCTCCTCGACCGTGGGAGGTGCCAGCCGCTTGAGAATCCCGGGCATCCAGGGGGCGAGAGCATAGGCAAACCCGACGCACAATCCCTGCTGGACGAGAAAAACCATCGCCAGGACAAGGTCCTCACTGGCGCCGGCGGGGCTGATCTCGTGCCCGGAGAATTTCGCAGTGTAGTAGAAGCCCAGCATGACGATGCCCGCGAGGAGGTTGATGATGCTTTCGAACAGGGCGATCTGGCGCATCTCGCCCCGGAAGTGGGCGGTGAGATAATAGGCGCTGATGCCCGTGCCGAGCGCCGTTCCGATGAGCATGAGGAGCGCCTGGTTCTGGGAAAAGATGCCCGACGTGCACAGAGTCATGCCGATCAGGGCGACGGCGGAGGTCGACTGAATGGGAACCCGCAGGGCCGCGCCGAGCGCAAAGGCGACGAGGCCGGAGGTGGGCATCTGCGCGATGAAGGCCGCGAAGGTCGGATCCCGACTTAGGTCGCTGAGGCCGACCTTGAGCAGGCGCAGCCCGAAGAGGAGAAGCCCCAGGGAATACAGGGGCGGCATGATCCATTTGATTCTTCCGCCCAGGCCGAAATTCACGCAGATCCCCGCCAGCCCGATCAGCGTCATGGCGAGGATGTGAACGGGCAGCGTGTTCAGAAACACCAGCGTGACGAGGCCGAGATTCGACCAGGCGACAATGGGAAGCGCCTGTCGCAGCGTGGCGAGGCCGCGAGAGATCAGGCCGGCGAGGATCACCGCGGTGCCGATCGAGGTCTGCGTCACCGTCCCCATGAGGAATCCGCTCCACGCGGAAAGGACCGGCGAGGCGGTGGCGCGCCGGAGAAACGTGCGAAAGTTTCGACCGGGAAGCTGCTGAAGATTCGATCGAATGCCGCCGACTCCGGTAAAATAGAGGCCCAGGCCGGCGAGCAAGGTGGTGATGATCTCCAACATCGAGGCGATGCCTATATTTGGAGAATCGTCCTAAAGCAACTTCGGGTAATCTCGCTGAGCGCACTGCGGCCGGCAGAATCCGCCGATTTCTTCGAAACGGGAGAGCCGATGACGAAGCGGGGCTCCCTTCCGTTGGCGCGAAATGGCGAAGGCCGCCTTCCTTGCGGAACGGCGGCCTTCGAAAAGCGTGGCAATCGGGCGGTTTAGCCGCCGTAGGAGCCTTCCACGCGCTCGGCGACGTCCTTGTAGCCGTAGTCGACTTCGTAGATCTGCTTCATCGCGCCGATGGATTTCTCCTTGTCGCCCATCTTCTCGTAAACGAGGCCGAGGTTGTAGACGATGTCCTTCTTGACGTTGTCCATCGCGATGAGCTCGCCGGCGGCGTCCTCGAGAGTCTTCGAGGCGAGGTCGAGCATGTTGCGCTCGACGAAGCACCTGCCGAGAAGGTTCATCGCGCGCAGGCGAACGTTCGGATTCTGGCGGGCCTTCTGCAGCTCGGGAATCGCATCCTTGTATTCGCCGGCATTGACGAGAATCTCGCCGAGTTCGAAGCGCATCGCGAGGTCCGTGGGATTCTGGTCCACGCGCATTCTGGCATCCTGCAGGAGGAGGCCGGCGCGGTCGCGTTTGATCGTCTCGAGCTGGTCACGATACTGCGCGGTCTCGGCCGCCTCGGGATCGGCGCTGGCGAGGTAGGCTTCGTATTGTTCGATGCTCGCGTCGTATTGCTTGATGCGAAGGTCGGAGGCCTTGCGGACGAGCGAGCCGTCGGTGTTGTTCGTGAGGCTGGCGGCGTAGCTGAACCACTGGACAGCGTTGTCCAGGTCTTCCTTCTGCTCGTAAAGTTCCGCAATCTTGCGGGCGGTATCGACGCTCTGCGGATTCTCCTCGTATTTCTGGCCGAGCTCGGCGAGCTGCTGCTCGATCATTTCGGCACTGCGGACGACGCGGCTCTGCTGCTCGAGCGAGACGGCCTGGTCCTTGTCGCGGATGAGGTCGCGGTAGGTGGCGTCCTTCTGCTCCCAGCCGCCCTTTTTCATGGAGGCGTGGGCGGAGGCATCCTTGCCGGCCTTGATGGCGATGAGGTCGGAGGGGTTGATCTCGGTGATCTTGCCGTAGACGTCGACGGCCTTTTCCGCCTGATCTGTGGAGACGTAATGCTTCGCGAGTTCGTGAAGCATCTTCACGTCGCGGGGCGCGCCCTGCACGATGGTCTCGAGGGCGAACGTGGCGGTCTCGGTCAGATTCGCGGCCATCGCGGCGTCGCGGAGAAGCAGATTGAAGGGCTGGCTCTGCGGTTCGGTCTCGAGGAGCTTCTCGATCTCGACAATGGCGCCCTGGGGGTCCTTTTTCACCTGGCCCGCGATCTTCATCGTCGAAAATCCGCCGCCGCCGGAGAGCATGCTCTTCCTGGCGCCGGCGTTCTTGGCGATCTCGGCCTTGCGCAGGATCTGGCGGCCCTGAAGAAACTCGGGCTCCGCCTTCAACACCGTTTGCAACAGCTGGATCACATAGCCGTAGTTTTTGATTTGCATCGCGCCGAGGGCCTTCAGCCAGGTGGAGCGGTGCGGTTCGGGGAGGTCTTTTTCGGTCTTAACAGCCATAGGAGGACGGAACTTTCAATGTGGGGGAGACAGGGGGACTTGGAAAGTCGTTTTCGTTAAGGTCGGCTAATTAAGGAAAGTGTCGCCGGATCACGCCGAAAGGGCGGCGTGAATCGCAAATCCGGCGCTGAGGGTGCCCAGCGGCGCAATGATCTGGATGCCGTCCTTTTTCTCGAAGGGCTTCGGCGGCTGGCTGTCGGGCAGTCCCCAGCATGGCTCGATGCAGACGAAGGGGCCGTCGCTCCAGAGCGTGCAATACGGCGCCTCGGCCATGTCGACGGTGACCGAGTGCCCGGAGGCGTTGTCGCGCAGCGTGAACCGGCGATCCGGCACCTGCGAGAGCTCGAGCAGATACGAGCCTGGCAATGCGGCCTTGTCGAAGGGCATGGGACCGCCCGCGTGCGGCACCTCGACGACCTCGCCATCGAGGAAATTTCCCGGCGCCATGTGGCGACGATAGGTCCCCGCCGGCAGGAGCACGTCGGCGGATTCGAGGCACGACACCGCAAAGCCCGGATGCACGCCGAAGCTCACATGCGCGTCCTGCGTGGTCTCCTCGTTCGTGAAGGTGAACTCCACGCGCACACCGTCGGGCAGCAGGCGATAGGCGAGCGCGAGCGACACCCGCAGCGGATACGCGCCCTCGGGAATGCGCTCGACCGGCACCAGATACGTGAGCGCGCGGACGTTGGGGTCGAACGTCGGCGGATCGAAGTCAAACCCGCGCAGGAAGCCGTGGTTTCCGCCGCGAATTTCCACGCCGCGGTAGAGCGAACGCTCGCCCACGAGCCGATGCAGAAAATAGCCCATCAGCGTCGCGTGGTTCGCCCAGCCCGAGGGCGGCGGTGCGGTTTCGTTATCGCGATACAGCACACCCTGCCAGTTTCCGTCGGCCGTCTTGCGGGCGAGGCTCACGAGTTCCCCGCCATGGCGGCGAATGCGGATGCGCGTGCCCGCGGATTCATCCTCCAGCACGTCGTAGGTGCCATGTTCGTCCGTCTCGACTCGGTAGATGCAGCTCATGGGATGCGACGAGGTAGCAGAATCGATCGCCCGCGGGCCAGCCGTTTCGAGCCGGGGCGTTGCCCGGGAATTGCCGGCTTTCGCGACAATTCGTTCACCGCTACGGTGCGCATCATGGAATTCTACGCGTGGACCCGGGGCCTGCACCGCCTCTACGACAAGGCCGTCGCCGCCTACCGCTCCGGCGACCGGCGCGCGGACGGCTATTTTTCCGCCGCGGAGACGGAATTCCTGGCTTCAGTCGGGCTGCGGCCGATGCATCTCTACGATTTCGCCGAGGATTTCTGCGGTGGCGGCGAGCCCGACTGGGACACCGCGCTCCTCATCATGGCCGCCCGGCGCGATTACTTCCTCCATGTCCAGAACGGCGTGCCGAATCCCGCCGAAATCACCGCCGACGACCTGCCGGGGCGCAAGGCCGAGCTCGGCGGCATCCCGTGGCTCCCGCGCATCATCACAAAGGCCCGCGGCTTTCTCGAGGGCGTCCATTGCCCCGACATCATGTATTGCTGCGGCGGCGACCGGCATTTCCTGAAGGCCCACGACATTCATCCCGCCGACTTCCTCCGCGTCGTCTGGGCCGCGCAGGGCGACGACGAAAAAATCCTCCACTACGTGAGGACGGTGCGTTCGCCATGATCGCCTATCGCCAGATCGTCGCAGCCGATCTCGCGTTCCTGCCGGGAATCTTACCGCTCGGTGATCGGAAAATCCCCGTCGAGGCTCCTCTTGAGCGCCTGAAAACGGACGTCTCTGGCTGGATCGCGCACGAAGGCGATGCCCGGGTCGGCTATGCGCTGGCAAGCCGAAGTGAGGGTGAACTTCTCGCCCTCGAGGTGACCTCCGGCGGTCGAGAAGGCGTGGGCTCCGAGTTGCTGCGGCAGGCGGAGGCGTGGCTCTACTCGCACGGTTGGAAGGAAATCCGGTTCGCGTTTCCGGCGGCGCAAATGCGAGGTTTTTTCCTTGGTCAAGGTTGGGAAGACGCCAGCGAACCGGCGGGCGGCGTTCGGCTACGGAAGGCCAATCCCGACGAGGCCTTCTGCCTCGAGGAACACGTAATCACCGATGCGGCGACCGGCATCTCGCGCCTCGTGCGCTTGCAGCGTGGCCCGGGTGATCAGCCGCACCGGCTCGGCCTTTTTCTCGATGGCGAGCACTACTGGCGAGATCTGAAGGTCGTGCCGCTCCTCAATGCCCTGGTGGAAGCGGGCGAAATTCCCCGCATGACCTTCGCCTTCGTCGGCCATGTGAGTGCCGCGGCGCGGCACGAGGACTACACGGGCAACGAACGTTACTCCCGCTTCCTCGAGGACGCGGTGGTTGGGTGGTT from Chthoniobacterales bacterium includes the following:
- a CDS encoding STAS domain-containing protein — its product is MIIRFSGDSDLVASLAGRLDANSSATFEKEMLAGIPAATKSLTLDFSGVEYMSSAGLRAILGVTRKATGLRIAFCGMSGTIREIFEISGLHVLAPIYPDRAAAQQALAS
- a CDS encoding carbonic anhydrase — its product is MTAAPTPLSALHEVFLGNDLFVSARNPEHFETYEKSQHPSVTMLTCCDSRMHQLVFNFDPIDRTFVVQNIGNQLQSGAGSVDYGVRHLKTPLLLIVGHTRCGAIAAARTDYRNESWEIVRELNGLHLPLKGVGTSGDTEADWLASAEANVDFQAEMAAARYAPEIAAGNLVVAGCIYDFVNLYGRGRGRLILMNLNGERNSSTLAASPLLETLDATVRTTIVGTRGIAPSRQ
- a CDS encoding Na/Pi symporter → MLEIITTLLAGLGLYFTGVGGIRSNLQQLPGRNFRTFLRRATASPVLSAWSGFLMGTVTQTSIGTAVILAGLISRGLATLRQALPIVAWSNLGLVTLVFLNTLPVHILAMTLIGLAGICVNFGLGGRIKWIMPPLYSLGLLLFGLRLLKVGLSDLSRDPTFAAFIAQMPTSGLVAFALGAALRVPIQSTSAVALIGMTLCTSGIFSQNQALLMLIGTALGTGISAYYLTAHFRGEMRQIALFESIINLLAGIVMLGFYYTAKFSGHEISPAGASEDLVLAMVFLVQQGLCVGFAYALAPWMPGILKRLAPPTVEEDLSRPRYIYDGAVQDVPTGLSLAEQELRDLLARMPLYLAGFRAEASAPLPPPVGTLHTASLSVIHEVQVFLAALADRRVRSHQISVALLQAQRRLDLILAIEEAVNGVSRELARLQPSSSVSPLVHNLVESLDLALQLAISASNGEKDDLEMLGRLTAAPGTAIQDLRKKYLGEDTPLDYDERAVAVALIGYHERTMWTLHHLCGTLHRPIPST
- a CDS encoding tetratricopeptide repeat protein, whose product is MAVKTEKDLPEPHRSTWLKALGAMQIKNYGYVIQLLQTVLKAEPEFLQGRQILRKAEIAKNAGARKSMLSGGGGFSTMKIAGQVKKDPQGAIVEIEKLLETEPQSQPFNLLLRDAAMAANLTETATFALETIVQGAPRDVKMLHELAKHYVSTDQAEKAVDVYGKITEINPSDLIAIKAGKDASAHASMKKGGWEQKDATYRDLIRDKDQAVSLEQQSRVVRSAEMIEQQLAELGQKYEENPQSVDTARKIAELYEQKEDLDNAVQWFSYAASLTNNTDGSLVRKASDLRIKQYDASIEQYEAYLASADPEAAETAQYRDQLETIKRDRAGLLLQDARMRVDQNPTDLAMRFELGEILVNAGEYKDAIPELQKARQNPNVRLRAMNLLGRCFVERNMLDLASKTLEDAAGELIAMDNVKKDIVYNLGLVYEKMGDKEKSIGAMKQIYEVDYGYKDVAERVEGSYGG
- a CDS encoding DUF5069 domain-containing protein codes for the protein MRRGSRIDRPRASRFEPGRCPGIAGFRDNSFTATVRIMEFYAWTRGLHRLYDKAVAAYRSGDRRADGYFSAAETEFLASVGLRPMHLYDFAEDFCGGGEPDWDTALLIMAARRDYFLHVQNGVPNPAEITADDLPGRKAELGGIPWLPRIITKARGFLEGVHCPDIMYCCGGDRHFLKAHDIHPADFLRVVWAAQGDDEKILHYVRTVRSP
- a CDS encoding alpha/beta hydrolase-fold protein, translated to MIAYRQIVAADLAFLPGILPLGDRKIPVEAPLERLKTDVSGWIAHEGDARVGYALASRSEGELLALEVTSGGREGVGSELLRQAEAWLYSHGWKEIRFAFPAAQMRGFFLGQGWEDASEPAGGVRLRKANPDEAFCLEEHVITDAATGISRLVRLQRGPGDQPHRLGLFLDGEHYWRDLKVVPLLNALVEAGEIPRMTFAFVGHVSAAARHEDYTGNERYSRFLEDAVVGWLREEMPALQPNGHLIAGLSLSGLMATYQTVAFPLRFGLCLSQSGSHWWRPEEFADLVRQKTPLHAKFWLSVGDHETQTGVAHPPTGLFQEISQIDGVERAGRVLEEAGATVRHHCFPGEHSAKCWREELPDALRWLLGESPPVQD